Proteins from one Scylla paramamosain isolate STU-SP2022 chromosome 3, ASM3559412v1, whole genome shotgun sequence genomic window:
- the LOC135092190 gene encoding serine/threonine-protein kinase 26-like isoform X7, translating into MAFNDSKVDPELIFTKQERIGKGSFGEVFKGVDKRSTQVVAIKIIDLEEAEDEIEDIQQEIMVLSQCDSPYVTKYYGSYLKGTKLWIIMEYLGGGSALDLMKAGSFEEMHIAVILREVIKGLDYLHSERKLHRDIKAANVLLSEMGDVKLADFGVAGQLTNTTSKRNTFVGTPFWMAPEVIKQSAYDSKADIWSLGITAIELAKGEPPNSDLHPMRVLFLIPKNNPPQLTGNYSKPFKEFVEACLNKDPENRPTAKELLKFPFIRKAKKNAYLMDLIDRYKSYKKNNADTDTDSDPSDSEESRVESDVEDPAWIMTVKGPPGGLSPTGMQEGSPPTTSTSPLSSSPMEFNNVPASSTSSLAHSPPKENNGVIFREKASSPTRPTAIAPPPPSDNEKRRESRHMDHRTSRDMDLSPRSTEPHTNGDDTHMANLADMRIDAEDHRNENDRPDRNDVNDSRHIREVHHSRDNRASIGNMREVRRPEHRHSSSLPQAPRTKSPPPVNSALSGVVLPLISELQRRHRHNPRGNDPHRADAIEELKSAFESAERSSPGVTDAFIRDLFSKLLPNMTEARVRQAQDNLMR; encoded by the exons AAGGTGGACCCTGAGCTGATCTTCACCAAGCAGGAGAGGATCGGGAAGGGGTCTTTTGGAGAGGTGTTCAAGGGGGTGGACAAGCGGTCAACGCAGGTGGTGGCCATCAAGATAATTGACTTAGAGGAGGCTGAGGATGAGATTGAGGACATCCAGCAAGAAATCATGGTGCTCTCCCAGTGTGACTCGCCCTACGTCACCAAGTATTATGGCTCCTACCTCAAAG GCACCAAGCTTTGGATCATCATGGAGTACCTGGGAGGGGGATCTGCTCTGGACCTGATGAAGGCTGGCAGCTTTGAGGAGATGCACATAGCAGTCATCCTGCGAGAGGTGATCAAGGGCCTGGACTACCTGCACTCTGAAAGGAAGCTCCACAGGGACATCAAGG CGGCCAATGTCCTGCTCAGTGAGATGGGAGACGTCAAGTTGGCTGACTTTGGTGTGGCAGGGCAgctcaccaacaccaccagcaagaGGAACACTTTCGTTGGCACGCCCTTCTGGATGGCTCCTGAGGTCATCAAGCAGTCAGCTTATGACTCGAAG GCGGACATCTGGTCGCTAGGCATCACTGCTATTGAGTTGGCAAAAGGTGAACCACCCAACAGTGATCTCCACCCAATGAGAGTGCTCTTCCTCATTCCCAAGAATAACCCTCCACAACTCACTGGCAATTACAGCAAACCCTTCAAGGAGTTTGTTGAGGCTTGTCTCAATAAAGATCCAGAAAAT AGACCAACTGCAAAAGAATTGCTCAAGTTCCCATTTATTAGGAAGGCCAAGAAGAATGCTTACCTCATGGACCTCATTGACAGATATAAGTCATACAAGAAAAACAATGCGGACACTGACACCGATTCTGATCCATCAGATTC TGAGGAGAGCCGAGTGGAGAGTGATGTGGAGGACCCGGCTTGGATCATGACAGTGAAGGGTCCCCCCGGTGGCCTCTCCCCGACTGGCATGCAGGAAGGGTCGCCTCCCACCACTtccacctctccactctcctcctcacccatgGAGTTCAACAACGTGCCAGCCTCCTCCACGTCTTCCCTTGCGCACTCTCCACCTAAGGAGAACAATGGAGTCATATTTAGAGAAAAAGCCTCGTCCCCT ACTCGTCCAACTGCaattgcacctcctcctccaagtgaTAATGAAAAACGCAGAGAAAGTCGCCACATGGACCACAGAACCTCAAGGGACATGGACCTCTCGCCACGCTCCACTGAGCCTCACACGAATGGTGACGACACCCACATGGCCAACTTGGCTGACATGAGGATTGATGCAGAGGACCACAGAAATGAGAATGACCGTCCGgatagaaatgatgtgaatgaCTCACGCCATATCCGAGAAGTCCACCACTCCAGAGACAACAGGGCCAGCATAGGCAAcatgagggaagtgaggaggcCTGAGCACCGCCACAGCTCCTCACTCCCCCAGGCCCCTCGCACCAAATCACCCCCTCCAGTCAACAGTGCTTTATCAGGGGTGGTGTTGCCTCTCATCTCTGAG TTACAGAGACGCCACCGACACAACCCAAGAGGCAATGACCCCCACCGCGCCGATGCCATCGAGGAACTCAAGTCAGCGTTTGAGTCAGCCGAGAGGTCAAGTCCAGGTGTGACAGATGCCTTCATTCGGGACCTGTTTTCAAAATTACTGCCTAACATGACTGAAGCAAGGGTCAGGCAAGCACAAGACAACTTAATGAGGTGA